In Halanaeroarchaeum sp. HSR-CO, one DNA window encodes the following:
- a CDS encoding GNAT family N-acetyltransferase, which translates to MPGPIFLDGDGVALHTIEEADIPFLQETINDPTVRRYVSRFEPINGHQEREWFEEQVSSDDETNLLVVTDDGPVGTVGLTPDPQLLGSAEIGIVLAKSHWNEGYGTEASRLLTDYAFRERRIHRVVARVLDPNEGSKRIWEKLGFRHEAVHREATFVEGEYVDVHDYAVLRSEWRE; encoded by the coding sequence ATGCCCGGGCCGATATTTCTCGACGGCGACGGCGTCGCCCTCCACACTATCGAGGAGGCGGACATCCCCTTCTTGCAGGAGACGATCAACGATCCCACCGTCCGGCGGTACGTCTCCCGGTTCGAGCCGATCAACGGGCACCAGGAGCGCGAGTGGTTCGAAGAACAGGTCAGTTCGGACGACGAGACGAACCTCCTCGTTGTCACCGACGATGGTCCTGTTGGCACCGTCGGACTCACACCGGATCCACAGCTGCTCGGCTCGGCGGAGATCGGGATCGTCCTCGCGAAATCACACTGGAACGAGGGGTATGGCACCGAGGCGAGCCGTCTCCTGACCGACTACGCGTTCAGGGAGCGACGAATCCACCGCGTGGTCGCGAGGGTTCTGGACCCGAACGAGGGCTCGAAGCGCATCTGGGAGAAACTCGGGTTCCGACACGAAGCAGTCCACAGGGAGGCGACCTTCGTGGAGGGCGAGTACGTCGACGTCCACGACTACGCGGTACTCCGGAGCGAGTGGCGAGAGTAG
- a CDS encoding MBL fold metallo-hydrolase: MNVVNLAVDADVFTSNAYLVEGDRTVLIDPGAMPGTIDAIRDRGAALDAVVVTHQHADHVAELDSVVDAFSPDVYAYADHPRRTEALVDGDHLDIGDERFEAVHTPGHADDHLAFVSETTLFSGDVVVHDDAAFTGGSFGRTDQPGQSRSTLIESIERLLDRLPDSVEAMYAGHGGTFEGDVRSVVERALDRAKRREPKYPEE, translated from the coding sequence CGTCGAGGGGGACCGGACGGTCCTGATCGACCCCGGTGCGATGCCTGGCACTATCGATGCTATCCGCGACCGAGGGGCGGCCCTCGACGCCGTGGTCGTCACCCACCAGCACGCCGACCACGTCGCGGAACTCGATTCCGTGGTCGACGCCTTCTCGCCGGATGTATACGCGTATGCGGACCATCCTCGGCGAACCGAGGCTCTGGTCGACGGCGACCACCTCGACATCGGTGACGAACGGTTCGAGGCGGTTCACACACCCGGACACGCCGACGACCACCTCGCGTTCGTCTCCGAGACGACGCTCTTCTCGGGCGACGTCGTTGTCCACGACGACGCGGCCTTCACGGGTGGCTCGTTCGGCCGCACCGACCAGCCGGGACAGTCCCGGTCGACGCTCATCGAGAGTATCGAGCGCCTCCTCGACCGGCTGCCGGACTCGGTCGAGGCGATGTATGCCGGTCACGGTGGGACCTTCGAGGGTGACGTGCGGTCCGTCGTGGAGCGGGCGCTCGATCGTGCCAAGCGCCGGGAACCGAAGTACCCCGAGGAGTAA